One genomic region from Siniperca chuatsi isolate FFG_IHB_CAS linkage group LG18, ASM2008510v1, whole genome shotgun sequence encodes:
- the LOC122865331 gene encoding alanine--glyoxylate aminotransferase 2, mitochondrial-like isoform X1 — protein sequence MYKVVSSLSGRCAVLTGQSCCRPGLAKFHLASGASCQQSAFKYPTTGVPEMPPCNFKPEEYKGMSKERMMEIRRQYCNPMIMKVTYYKKPVFILQGYMQWLWDVDGRRYLDLFAGVATVSVGHCHPKVTAAAERQLKRLWHTTNIYVYPPLHEYCEKLASYLPDPLKVVYLTNSGSEANDLAMLMARLHTGNFDIITFRGSYHGGSPQTMGLTSNAAYKYPIANGLGCTNTMCPDVFRGPWGGSHCRDSPVQTIRECSCAQGHCMANEQYIGQLKETFATSVPSRIAAFFGEPIQGVGGAVQYPKNYLKEAYKLVRERGGICIADEVQTGFGRTGSHFWGFQGHDIIPDMVTMAKGIGNGFPMGAVVTTPEIAASFAKGVHFNTFGGNPVACAVASSVLDVIIHLLFVHQCCSSGERTIKEDGAQQNSLNVGTYLMTELAKLRDKYEIIGDVRGKGLQIGVEMVKDKASRDLLSPEAMSEIFEDVKDMGVLIGKGGVYGQTFRIKPPMCITKEDADFFLAVFNKSIHNYMERR from the exons ATGTATAAAGTTGTTTCCAGTCTAAGTGGCCGCTGTGCAGTTTTAACAGGGCAGTCCTGCTGTCGGCCTGGTTTGGCCAAATTCCACTTGGCAAGTG GTGCATCATGTCAGCAATCTGCCTTCAAATACCCTACCACAGGCGTCCCAGAGATGCCCCCATGTAATTTCAAACCAGAGGAATACAAG GGTATGTCCAAAGAGCGGATGATGGAGATCCGCAGACAGTATTGCAACCCCATGATCATGAAGGTTACCTACTATAAGAAACCAGTGTTCATCCTCCAGGGATACATGCAATGGCTGTGGGATGTGGATGGGAGGCGATATCTGGATCTATTTGCAGGTGTGGCTACTGTCAGCGTGGGCCACTGCCACCC GAAGGTGACAGCAGCCGCAGAGAGGCAGTTGAAGAGACTGTGGCATACTACTAATATCTACGTCTATCCTCCTCTCCATGAGTATTGTGAGAAACTAGCTTCCTACTTACCGGATCCTCTTAAG GTTGTATATCTGACCAACAGCGGCTCAGAAGCCAATGACCTTGCTATGTTGATGGCTCGACTTCACACAGGAAACTTTGACATCATCACTTTCAG AGGATCATACCACGGTGGCAGCCCACAGACCATGGGTCTTACTTCCAATGCAGCATATAAATACCCCATTGCCAATGGTTTAGGCTGcacaaat ACCATGTGTCCTGATGTGTTCAGAGGTCCGTGGGGAGGAAGCCACTGCAGGGACTCTCCTGTGCAGACCATCAGAGAATGTAGCTGTGCCCAAG GTCATTGCATGGCAAATGAACAATACATTGGACAGCTCAAAGAAACATTTGCTACGAGTGTCCCAAGTCGAATTGCTGCTTTCTTTGGAGAGCCTATTCAG GGAGTCGGAGGAGCTGTGCAGTACCCTAAAAACTACCTCAAGGAGGCTTACAAACttgtaagagagagaggagggatcTGCATTGCTGATGAG GTCCAGACTGGATTTGGGCGAACAGGAAGCCACTTCTGGGGTTTCCAAGGTCATGACATCATTCCTGATATGGTTACAATGGCAAAGGGCATTGGTAATGGATTTCCAATGGGAGCTGTTGTTACAACACCAG AAATTGCAGCTTCATTTGCCAAGGGGGTTCACTTCAACACCTTTGGAGGAAATCCTGTGGCTTGCGCTGTTGCTTCATCAGTGCTTGATGTAATAATCCATCTTCTCTTTGTACATCAGTGCTGTTCATCAGGAGAGAGA ACCATCAAAGAGGACGGTGCCCAGCAGAACAGTCTTAATGTGGGCACCTATCTGATGACGGAACTGGCAAAACTCAGAGACAAGTATGAGATTATTGGTGATGTCCGTGGAAAAGGCCTGCAGATCGGTGTGGAAATGGTCAAAGACAAG GCCAGCAGGGACCTGCTGTCTCCTGAGGCAATGAGTGAGATCTTTGAGGACGTCAAGGACATGGGAGTCCTAATAGGGAAAGGAGGAGTGTACGGACAG ACCTTCCGCATCAAGCCCCCCATGTGCATCACGAAGGAGGACGCAGATTTCTTCCTGGCAGTTTTTAACAAGTCCATCCACAACTACATGGAAAGAAGATGA
- the LOC122865331 gene encoding alanine--glyoxylate aminotransferase 2, mitochondrial-like isoform X2, with translation MYKVVSSLSGRCAVLTGQSCCRPGLAKFHLASGASCQQSAFKYPTTGVPEMPPCNFKPEEYKGMSKERMMEIRRQYCNPMIMKVTYYKKPVFILQGYMQWLWDVDGRRYLDLFAGVATVSVGHCHPKVTAAAERQLKRLWHTTNIYVYPPLHEYCEKLASYLPDPLKVVYLTNSGSEANDLAMLMARLHTGNFDIITFRGSYHGGSPQTMGLTSNAAYKYPIANGLGCTNTMCPDVFRGPWGGSHCRDSPVQTIRECSCAQGHCMANEQYIGQLKETFATSVPSRIAAFFGEPIQGVGGAVQYPKNYLKEAYKLVRERGGICIADEVQTGFGRTGSHFWGFQGHDIIPDMVTMAKGIGNGFPMGAVVTTPEIAASFAKGVHFNTFGGNPVACAVASSVLDTIKEDGAQQNSLNVGTYLMTELAKLRDKYEIIGDVRGKGLQIGVEMVKDKASRDLLSPEAMSEIFEDVKDMGVLIGKGGVYGQTFRIKPPMCITKEDADFFLAVFNKSIHNYMERR, from the exons ATGTATAAAGTTGTTTCCAGTCTAAGTGGCCGCTGTGCAGTTTTAACAGGGCAGTCCTGCTGTCGGCCTGGTTTGGCCAAATTCCACTTGGCAAGTG GTGCATCATGTCAGCAATCTGCCTTCAAATACCCTACCACAGGCGTCCCAGAGATGCCCCCATGTAATTTCAAACCAGAGGAATACAAG GGTATGTCCAAAGAGCGGATGATGGAGATCCGCAGACAGTATTGCAACCCCATGATCATGAAGGTTACCTACTATAAGAAACCAGTGTTCATCCTCCAGGGATACATGCAATGGCTGTGGGATGTGGATGGGAGGCGATATCTGGATCTATTTGCAGGTGTGGCTACTGTCAGCGTGGGCCACTGCCACCC GAAGGTGACAGCAGCCGCAGAGAGGCAGTTGAAGAGACTGTGGCATACTACTAATATCTACGTCTATCCTCCTCTCCATGAGTATTGTGAGAAACTAGCTTCCTACTTACCGGATCCTCTTAAG GTTGTATATCTGACCAACAGCGGCTCAGAAGCCAATGACCTTGCTATGTTGATGGCTCGACTTCACACAGGAAACTTTGACATCATCACTTTCAG AGGATCATACCACGGTGGCAGCCCACAGACCATGGGTCTTACTTCCAATGCAGCATATAAATACCCCATTGCCAATGGTTTAGGCTGcacaaat ACCATGTGTCCTGATGTGTTCAGAGGTCCGTGGGGAGGAAGCCACTGCAGGGACTCTCCTGTGCAGACCATCAGAGAATGTAGCTGTGCCCAAG GTCATTGCATGGCAAATGAACAATACATTGGACAGCTCAAAGAAACATTTGCTACGAGTGTCCCAAGTCGAATTGCTGCTTTCTTTGGAGAGCCTATTCAG GGAGTCGGAGGAGCTGTGCAGTACCCTAAAAACTACCTCAAGGAGGCTTACAAACttgtaagagagagaggagggatcTGCATTGCTGATGAG GTCCAGACTGGATTTGGGCGAACAGGAAGCCACTTCTGGGGTTTCCAAGGTCATGACATCATTCCTGATATGGTTACAATGGCAAAGGGCATTGGTAATGGATTTCCAATGGGAGCTGTTGTTACAACACCAG AAATTGCAGCTTCATTTGCCAAGGGGGTTCACTTCAACACCTTTGGAGGAAATCCTGTGGCTTGCGCTGTTGCTTCATCAGTGCTTGAT ACCATCAAAGAGGACGGTGCCCAGCAGAACAGTCTTAATGTGGGCACCTATCTGATGACGGAACTGGCAAAACTCAGAGACAAGTATGAGATTATTGGTGATGTCCGTGGAAAAGGCCTGCAGATCGGTGTGGAAATGGTCAAAGACAAG GCCAGCAGGGACCTGCTGTCTCCTGAGGCAATGAGTGAGATCTTTGAGGACGTCAAGGACATGGGAGTCCTAATAGGGAAAGGAGGAGTGTACGGACAG ACCTTCCGCATCAAGCCCCCCATGTGCATCACGAAGGAGGACGCAGATTTCTTCCTGGCAGTTTTTAACAAGTCCATCCACAACTACATGGAAAGAAGATGA
- the prlra gene encoding prolactin receptor a yields the protein MMKKVLEAVLLLLLLFFMPHAKGMRYSPPGKPALTRCRSPEKETFTCWWEPGSDGGLPTTHALYYRKENSETARECPDYHTAGENSCFFNKNDTSIWVNYNITVVATNALGSTFSDPVDIDVVYIVMPNPPENVTVTVMEDKDWPFLRVSWEPPHKADTRSGWITLIYELRVKLEEENDWEMHLAGQQKMFNIFSLRSGGRYLFQVRCKPDHGFWSEWSSTSYIKVPDYFHRERSMWILITVFSAFIFLILTWLLHMNSHSLKHCILPPVPGPKIKGFDKQLLKNGNSKEVFSALVVSDFPPTTSSNYEDLLVEYLEVYVPEEQELMLEESKDLHDSCLKSESSTSDSDSGRGSCDSHVLLMDKCGEAKEEERRTDQESSRMGTEVQRHQKDWEEEEVLTYTHEDMVSPDMSSGRVKTWPSVFSPLPQYSSSPQDQRSSLEMAKQHCLSDSLLPPGSTSSYLAQPGHSTKEALGLSYWEFCLSNKQPHLLHPQLQALRQLQTHSDVNITSIGHKQAPAGLQSPALQPTEYVEVQRVNEEDMVLLQPVVSGRVRIESCPQMSQGEYYSKVKGVDSDNMLLLQREVMEGERCPCEDLETNGVTENCYRSSTVTTTQKPTACSYTAMPVQDEMVLAVNGYVDTTAMFTLPTY from the exons TCCCGAAAAAGAGACCTTCACCTGCTGGTGGGAGCCAGGCTCTGATGGGGGTCTGCCCACCACCCATGCCCTGTACTATCGCAAAGAAAA CTCTGAGACAGCGCGCGAGTGTCCAGACTACCACACAGCTGGAGAGAACTCCTGCTTCTTTAACAAGAACGACACGTCCATCTGGGTCAATTACAACATCACTGTGGTGGCCACCAACGCACTGGGCAGCACCTTCTCCGACCCTGTGGATATAGATGTGGTATACATAG tCATGCCTAATCCTCCAGAGAACGTAACAGTGACTGTAATGGAGGACAAGGACTGGCCCTTCCTCCGGGTGTCATGGGAACCGCCACATAAGGCTGACACCCGCTCCGGTTGGATCACTCTCATCTACGAGCTCCGCGTCAAGTTGGAGGAGGAAAATGACTGGGAG ATGCACCTTGCAGGCCAGCAGAAGATGTTTAACATTTTCAGCCTGCGGTCAGGTGGTAGATACCTTTTTCAGGTGCGCTGTAAGCCCGATCATGGCTTTTGGAGTGAATGGAGTTCCACTTCCTACATCAAAGTTCCTGACT ATTTCCATCGAGAGAGGTCAATGTGGATCCTCATTACGGTCTTTTCTgccttcatcttcctcatcctcaCATGGTTGCTACACATGAACAGCCACAG TCTGAAGCATTGTATTCTGCCACCAGTCCCCGGTCCTAAAATCAAAGGTTTTGATAAGCAGCTTCTTAAG AATGGCAACTCTAAGGAGGTCTTCAGTGCACTGGTAGTGTCTGATTTCCCCCCAACCACATCATCTAACTACGAGGACTTGCTGGTGGAGTACTTAGAGGTGTATGTCCCAGAGGAGCAGGAGCTGATGCTGGAGGAAAGCAAGGATCTACATGATAGTTGCCTCAAATCTGAGAGCTCCACATCTGACAGCGACTCTGGCCGGGGCAGCTGCGACAGCCACGTTCTGCTGATGGATAAGTGTGGAGAggcaaaagaagaagagaggcgAACAGATCAGGAAAGCAGTCGAATGGGGACAGAGGTACAGAGGCACCAGAAGgactgggaggaggaggaagtgttgACCTATACTCATGAAGACATGGTTAGCCCTGACATGTCCAGTGGGAGGGTGAAAACCTGGccttctgtgttttctccactgCCCCAGTACAGCTCAAGCCCACAGGACCAAAGGAGCTCACTTGAGATGGCCAAACAGCACTGTCTGTCCGACAGCCTGCTCCCCCCAGGCTCCACGTCCTCCTACCTCGCCCAGCCTGGCCACAGCACCAAGGAAGCTCTCGGACTGAGCTACTGGGAGTTCTGCTTGAGCAACAAGCAACCTCACCTGCTTCATCCCCAACTGCAGGCCCTTCGCCAACTCCAGACCCACAGCGATGTCAACATCACCAGCATCGGCCACAAACAGGCACCTGCTGGCCTGCAGTCGCCCGCTCTCCAGCCCACTGAGTATGTTGAAGTCCAGAGGGTCAACGAGGAGGATATGGTGCTTCTCCAGCCTGTTGTGTCAGGCCGTGTCCGCATCGAAAGCTGCCCCCAAATGTCCCAGGGGGAGTACTACAGCAAGGTGAAGGGGGTGGACAGCGACAACATGCTGCTGCTCCAGAGAGAGGTGATGGAAGGAGAAAGGTGCCCTTGTGAGGACCTGGAGACGAATGGAGTGACAGAGAACTGCTACAGATCGTCCACTGTTACCACTACACAGAAGCCTACAGCCTGCAGTTACACTGCCATGCCGGTCCAGGACGAAATGGTCCTCGCAGTGAATGGTTATGTTGACACTACCGCCATGTTCACACTGCCAACTTACTAG